The genomic window GTCACTCTGTACCTGAAGCGGTCGGCGCATCAGGTGAAGCTCAATGAGATCGACGACCAGCTTCGCCGCCTGATGCAGCAGCAGGAAGAGCAAAGAAAACTTTACCCCGCTCTACCGACAGGTGATATCGGTGAAATCCTTGACCGGCTACGCTCGCTGAGACGGCTGGTTTCCGAAAGAGAAAAGAGGGAGGAGGCTCTCAAGCAGCATCCACCGAATGAAGATGTCGAGGCCGAATATGACAGGCTAAGCAACGACTTGATCACGTTGAACCACGAGATCAAGAGACTTCAAGAAGAGTACCCGCGCCTGGCCGACATCGAGCGGGATGCCGGGATCGGCTCATTTTTGGACAAAGCGAGGACCGAAAGAAAAAAGGCCGAGGTCTCGCTTCAGGATCTGATGCGCGAGCGCGACGATGCTCGATATCAGCTTGCCGCACTCGAAACGCGCGAGGCGATGTCAGAGGAAGCGCTCGAGGAGGAAATAGTGGAGAGCGAGGCCAGGTTGGCCCGCCTGAAACTGCATCGCTCGGCATATTTGCAGGCGGTTGAGGTTCTCGAGGAGGTAATCTCCGAATTTCGATCCTCGCACCTTGCCAGAATCCAGGAGAAGGCTGCGGAGTATCTGACAACGATTACCGGAAAAGAATGTCAGGTATGCCTTGATGAGGGTCTAAAGCCCTTGTACCTGGAGCGGGAGGAGCAGCGTCTTGTGCCGGAGCAGTTGAGCCAGGGCGCCCAGGATCAGCTTGGATTCACCCTCAGGTTGTCGGCCATCGACGAGATGTGCGGCAACATTCGCCTGCCGATTATCCTGGACGATCCTTTCGTCAACTTCGATGAGAAGCGGCTGGATGCGGTGCAAAAGATGCTGGAAAAATTGTCGTCACTGCACCAGATCATTCTGCTGACGCACGACAAACGGTATTGTGCCTGGCGGCCGCCGTCACTGGTGCTCGAGAACAACGTCGATTCACAGTGATTTGTTCAGCCACTCGAACTCCCTCTCGAGTCCTTCCACCACATTGAATCGCGGCTGAAATCCAAGCTCTTTCCGTGCGAGGAATGTATCCGCCCACGTATGGAGCACATCCCCCTTCTGGGAGCCGACCTGTTTTCTTCTCGCCTTTCTCCCCGAAATCTCCTCGAGCAGTTCGATGGCCTCATTCAAAGAGATTCTCGCTCCGCCGCCGATATTATAGACGGCGCCCGGTTTGCCTTTCTCGATTGCGCACAAGTTAGCACTCACGGCGTCATCAATATACGTGAAATCGCGTGTTTGCTGACCTGTACCGAATAGCGGGAGCGGCTCGTCGCGCAGAAGCGCACTGATAAACTTGTGAAAGGCCATATCCGGGCGCTGCCTCGGCCCGAAGACGGTGAAATATCGCAGAGAAAGCGCGGGCACTCCATAGTTAACGAAGTAGAGATGGCACAAGTGTTCGCCGGCCAGTTTGGTGACGCCGTAGGGCGAAAGAGGACGAAGCGGATCGCTTTCGCATACCGGTATTCTCTCAGCGTTTCCGTATACCGAAGAAGAGGACGCAAAGATGAATTTCTTTATTGGAACCGCTTTCGCGGCCTCGAGCAGGCGCTGTGTGGCGAGGACATTATAGTCGGAATAGAGTTGGAAGGTGGTCCCCCAGCTCTCGCGAACTCCCGCCTGCGCCGCCTCATGAAAAACCACATCGCACCCATCGAGTACTTTCGGAAGATCGATGTCGAGAAGGTTTTCTTCTAAGAAGGTGAACCGGCTGCTTTGCAGAGCGGCATTGAGATTGCCCCGCTTGACGGCGGGCGAATAGTAATCGGTGAGGCAGTCGATACCAATAACGTCGTGATCGCGGGCGAGCAGCGCTTCGGAAAGGGAGGAGCCGATGAACCCGGCGGCGCCCGTTACGATTATGCGCATTGCTGGAGCCCGTGCGTTCTACTGCCCGATGCCATAGTAAACGAATCCCTTTTCCCGCATCGTCTGGGGCTGGTAGATGTTGCGACCGTCAAAAATGACGTTGCCCGCCATGAGGCGTTTCATCCGCTCGAAATCGGGATTGCGGAATTCGGTCCATTCGGTCACCAGCACGAGTGCATGCGCCCCCGCGAGCGCGTCATACGGACGCTCGCAGTACTTAACTTTGTTCCCGAACAGTTTTTTGGCCTCTTTCATCGCGACCGGGTCATGCACCTGAATGACGGCGCCGTCTGTGAGGAGCTCGGTGACAATGCTGATTGACGGCGCCTCGCGCATGTCGTCGGTCCTCGGCTTGAAGGAAAGCCCCCAGAGGGCAATGATTTTTTCTTTGAGATCGTCGTCGAAGTGGCGGCGGATTTTCGGAACCAGGATGCATTTTTGTTTCGTATTCACCTCGTCGACGGCCTCGAGCACTTTCATCTGATACCCGAATTCGCGCGCGGTCGAGGCCAGCGCCTTCACATCCTTCGGGAAACACGAGCCGCCGTAGCCGACGCCCGGAAAGAGGAACGTAAATCCGATCCGCTCGTCGAACCCGATCCCTTCACGGACGCTGTTGACGTTGGCGCCGATCAACTCGCAGAAATTCGCGATCTCGTTTATGAACGAGATCCGGGTAGCCAGCATCGCATTGGCTGCGTATTTCGTGAGCTCGGCGCTGCGGTTATCCATGACGATGATCGGCCTGCCCGTGCGCACAAACGGCCGATACAGCTCGCGCATGATCTGGGCGACTTCCGGGCGGTCCGTGCCGATCACCACGCGGTCGGGCCGCATGAAATCGTCTATTGCCGCGCCTTCCTTCAGAAATTCCGGATTCGATACCACGTCGAAATCCGCAGAGGTTTTTGAGGAAAGCAAGTGCCGCACTCGATCGGCGGTTCCCACGGGCACCGTGCTCTTGATAACGATGATCTTGTGTCCGTCCATTGCGTCCGCAACGGCCTCGGCTACGCTGAAAACATGCGAGAGATCGCACGCGCCGTCATGACATTGCGGCGTACCGACGGCGATGAAAATGATGTCGGATTTACGGACAGCCTCGGCAGTGTCCGCTGTGAACTTTAACCGGTTCTCATGCAGATTTCTCTTTATGAGCTCCTCGAGGCCCGGCTCATAAATGGGGGTTCGCCCGCGTTTGAGCGTCTCGACTTTTTTCACGTCGATATCCACGAGGGTCACGTCATTGCCCATTTCGGCAAGACAGGTTCCAGTCACCAGTCCAACGTATCCGGCGCCGACCACACCGATATTCATCGCTTCTCCTTTACGCCTTTATGATCTTGCTCTTGCTATTTGTCACTGCTTTGGTCGCGTTGCGGGTATCTATGACCATGGGTGCGTGCTTGACGATATAATTGTAATCATAGCTCGAGTGGTTTGTGATAATCGCCACGCAATCCATCGACTTCATGAGCCGCGGTGTCAGCTTCACCGAGACCATGTCCAGATCGTACTTCCTCAGCCGGGGAAAGCGAGGGATGTGCGGATCGTTGTAGCGGACGTCCGCCCCCTGCTTCAGCAGTAGTTCTATTATCTTGATCGCCGGCGATTCGCGCATATCGTCGACATCGGGCTTGTAGGCCACTCCCAGCACCAGAATGCGCGCCCCCCGAATGCTTTTCCCCTTCAGATTGAGCGCCTCTCCGATTCGCTGAACCACGTGATACGGCACAAACGTGTTCACTTCGCCGGCAAGTTCGATGAATCTCGTGTTGAAATCGTACTCGCGCGCCTTCCAGGAAAGGTAGAATGGGTCAATCGGAATACAATGCCCTCCCAGTCCGGGCCCCGGATAAAACGGCATGAATCCAAACGGTTTTGAGGAGGCCGCTTCAATCACTTCCCAGATATCGATCCCCATTCGCTCGGCGAGCATTTTCATCTCGTTCACCAGGGCGATGTTCACACAGCGAAAGATGTTCTCGAGCAGCTTCGTCATTTCCGCCGCGCCGGTCGAGGAGACCGGCACTACCCTCTCGAATATCTTCGCATACAGTTTTCCGGCCAATTCGCTGCACTTGGGGCTGATCCCGCCGACCACCTTCGGGATTTTCTCTATGGGAAACATGCGGTTGCCCGGGTCCTCGCGCTCGGGCGAATACGCAAGAAAAAAGTCGCGCCCGGCAGCGAGTTTGCTCCTGCTCAAGATCGGCAGCATCAACTCTTCAGTGGTTCCCGGGTACGTGGTGCTCTCAAGCACCACCAGTTGGCCCGGCCGCAGCCGCTCAGAGATGGCTTCGGAAGTAGCCGCCACATATTTCAGGTCGGGCTCTTTCTGCTGATTGAGCGGGGTGGGCACGCAGATGCTGATGCAATCAGGCTCGGCCAGCCGCGAAAAATCTGATGTGGCTGAAAAAAGGCCGGCGCGCGAAAATGATTTTACGTTAGCCGAAGGAATGTGGCCGATGTAGCTTTTGCCCGCGTTGAGGGCATCCACCTTCGTCTGGTCTATGTCGAATCCCATCACACGGAAGCCGCTCCTGCAGAATTCGAGCGCGAGTGGTAGTCCGACGTATCCCATTCCGATCACGCCGATGAGAGCCTGCTTGCTTTCTATCTGCGCCCCAAGTTTGCGCGAGGCCGCCGTTGAAGCCTTTTTTTTGCGGTTATTCCTGCTGCTGGAATTGCCTGATTGCATCCACTACCACCGTCCTCTGCTCGTCCGTCAAATAGGGGAATATGGGTATTGCGAGCGACTCGTTTGCTGCTTTTTCCGCCTCGGGAAAGTCGCCTTTCCGATAGCCCAGGTCTTTGAAACATTGCTGCAGGTGGAGCGGCAGCGGATAATAGATCTCCGTCGAAATTCCCTTCTCGGCCAGATATTTTCGGAGACTGTCGCGCGAGCGAGTCCTGATAACAAACTGGTTAAAGACGTGGTGCTGGCCGGGCAAAGCTTCGGGAAGCTTGATGCCGTTCGCCTGCCCGAGCGATTGGAAATATGCCTGCGCCTGTGCGCGGCGCATATCGGCCCACTCATCCAGATGGCGAAGCCCAACGAGCAACACCGCCGCCTGGATCGTATCGAGCCGGCTGTTGACGCCCACCATCGCGTGATAGTACTTGGGTTTGCTGCCGTGCGCGCGGATGATCCGGCACAACTCGGCAAGGCGGTCGTCCGAAGCCGTTATCATGCCGCCGTCGCCGAAGCCGCCCAAATTCTTCGTCGGGTAGAAGCTCAGGCAGCCGATGTCGCCGATGGCGCCGGCGCTGCGGCCATTACAGCGGGCGCCCAGCGCCTGGGCGGCATCCTCGACGACAGCCAATGAATGCTCGCGAGCCAGCGGCATCAGCGCCTCCATGTCGGCGCATTGGCCGAACAGATGCACCGGCAATATTACCCGCACGATTTTTCCAGTTTCCCTGTCGCGCGGCAGACCGGTCGAGTCGTCCCTCGCGCAGCGATTTCGCAAATAATCCGCCGCACGCTCA from Candidatus Abyssobacteria bacterium SURF_5 includes these protein-coding regions:
- a CDS encoding DegT/DnrJ/EryC1/StrS family aminotransferase, with translation MKVPVLDLRPQIQAHHDEIMEAIDAVIESGHFVLGPQVTELEQAICRYTGAKHAIGVASGSDALLVALMALGIGPNDAVITTPYTFFATVGAISRLGARTVFMDIRPDTFNINIERAADYLRNRCARDDSTGLPRDRETGKIVRVILPVHLFGQCADMEALMPLAREHSLAVVEDAAQALGARCNGRSAGAIGDIGCLSFYPTKNLGGFGDGGMITASDDRLAELCRIIRAHGSKPKYYHAMVGVNSRLDTIQAAVLLVGLRHLDEWADMRRAQAQAYFQSLGQANGIKLPEALPGQHHVFNQFVIRTRSRDSLRKYLAEKGISTEIYYPLPLHLQQCFKDLGYRKGDFPEAEKAANESLAIPIFPYLTDEQRTVVVDAIRQFQQQE
- a CDS encoding UDP-glucose/GDP-mannose dehydrogenase family protein, giving the protein MNIGVVGAGYVGLVTGTCLAEMGNDVTLVDIDVKKVETLKRGRTPIYEPGLEELIKRNLHENRLKFTADTAEAVRKSDIIFIAVGTPQCHDGACDLSHVFSVAEAVADAMDGHKIIVIKSTVPVGTADRVRHLLSSKTSADFDVVSNPEFLKEGAAIDDFMRPDRVVIGTDRPEVAQIMRELYRPFVRTGRPIIVMDNRSAELTKYAANAMLATRISFINEIANFCELIGANVNSVREGIGFDERIGFTFLFPGVGYGGSCFPKDVKALASTAREFGYQMKVLEAVDEVNTKQKCILVPKIRRHFDDDLKEKIIALWGLSFKPRTDDMREAPSISIVTELLTDGAVIQVHDPVAMKEAKKLFGNKVKYCERPYDALAGAHALVLVTEWTEFRNPDFERMKRLMAGNVIFDGRNIYQPQTMREKGFVYYGIGQ
- a CDS encoding NAD-dependent epimerase/dehydratase family protein codes for the protein MRIIVTGAAGFIGSSLSEALLARDHDVIGIDCLTDYYSPAVKRGNLNAALQSSRFTFLEENLLDIDLPKVLDGCDVVFHEAAQAGVRESWGTTFQLYSDYNVLATQRLLEAAKAVPIKKFIFASSSSVYGNAERIPVCESDPLRPLSPYGVTKLAGEHLCHLYFVNYGVPALSLRYFTVFGPRQRPDMAFHKFISALLRDEPLPLFGTGQQTRDFTYIDDAVSANLCAIEKGKPGAVYNIGGGARISLNEAIELLEEISGRKARRKQVGSQKGDVLHTWADTFLARKELGFQPRFNVVEGLEREFEWLNKSL
- a CDS encoding nucleotide sugar dehydrogenase, producing MQSGNSSSRNNRKKKASTAASRKLGAQIESKQALIGVIGMGYVGLPLALEFCRSGFRVMGFDIDQTKVDALNAGKSYIGHIPSANVKSFSRAGLFSATSDFSRLAEPDCISICVPTPLNQQKEPDLKYVAATSEAISERLRPGQLVVLESTTYPGTTEELMLPILSRSKLAAGRDFFLAYSPEREDPGNRMFPIEKIPKVVGGISPKCSELAGKLYAKIFERVVPVSSTGAAEMTKLLENIFRCVNIALVNEMKMLAERMGIDIWEVIEAASSKPFGFMPFYPGPGLGGHCIPIDPFYLSWKAREYDFNTRFIELAGEVNTFVPYHVVQRIGEALNLKGKSIRGARILVLGVAYKPDVDDMRESPAIKIIELLLKQGADVRYNDPHIPRFPRLRKYDLDMVSVKLTPRLMKSMDCVAIITNHSSYDYNYIVKHAPMVIDTRNATKAVTNSKSKIIKA